A stretch of Myxococcus hansupus DNA encodes these proteins:
- a CDS encoding zf-TFIIB domain-containing protein, which yields MADARTEKPSSTEEEYFAREEIEKKRKMALEQAAANAAQQREELKKLHWMKCPKCGLDLQTLKQGKVEIETCFNCHGIFLDAGELDQLVEQHGHEGSGKVMGAILNLFKKK from the coding sequence ATGGCCGACGCCCGAACCGAGAAGCCGTCATCCACCGAGGAGGAGTACTTCGCCCGGGAGGAGATTGAGAAGAAGCGCAAGATGGCCCTGGAGCAGGCCGCTGCGAACGCGGCGCAGCAGCGCGAGGAGCTCAAGAAGCTCCACTGGATGAAGTGCCCCAAGTGCGGCCTGGACCTCCAGACGCTGAAGCAGGGCAAGGTCGAAATCGAGACCTGCTTCAACTGCCACGGCATCTTCCTGGACGCGGGCGAGCTGGACCAGCTCGTCGAGCAGCATGGCCACGAGGGCAGCGGCAAGGTGATGGGCGCCATCCTCAACCTCTTCAAGAAGAAGTAG
- the gatC gene encoding Asp-tRNA(Asn)/Glu-tRNA(Gln) amidotransferase subunit GatC yields MALTLEQVRHVATLARLSLTPEEEQRFTTQLSAVLDAVEQLQALDVEAVEPTCHATLTSSRLREDVMRPSLPPEKSLANAPAKSGTAFAVPKIIE; encoded by the coding sequence ATGGCCCTCACGCTCGAGCAGGTGCGCCATGTGGCCACACTGGCGCGGCTGTCGCTGACTCCGGAGGAGGAGCAGCGATTCACCACCCAACTGTCCGCGGTGCTGGACGCGGTGGAGCAGCTCCAGGCGCTCGACGTGGAGGCCGTGGAGCCCACGTGTCACGCGACGCTCACGTCCTCCCGGCTCCGCGAGGACGTGATGCGGCCGTCGCTGCCACCCGAGAAGTCCCTGGCCAACGCGCCGGCGAAGTCAGGCACCGCGTTCGCCGTGCCGAAAATCATCGAGTAG